A genome region from Erigeron canadensis isolate Cc75 chromosome 3, C_canadensis_v1, whole genome shotgun sequence includes the following:
- the LOC122593019 gene encoding serine/threonine-protein kinase Nek6-like, translating into MENYEVLEQIGKGSFASALLVKHKREKKRYVLKKIRLARQSDRTRRSAVQEMELISKVQNPFIVEYKDSWVEKGCYVCIIIAHCEGGDMAEAIKRAAGVHFQEEQLCKWLVQLLSALDYLHVNHILHRDVKCSNIFLTRDQEIRLGDFGLAKMLTSDDLASSVVGTPSYMCPELLADIPYGSKSDIWSLGCCIYEMMAFKPAFRAFDMQALINKINKSIVAPLPTMYSGAFRGLVKSMLRKNPETRPSAADLLRHSHLQPYVQNLHLTLNNPRRHTYPVYKKKTRFVEPEPRMVHSHRNQQQSFSSDRALNPSISEHDQVSLCSENVDYLSRSLTSKLSTVSLDEETPVASKTPVASRTPRFTPTKTSTPRRQTISPKITGQGSNHDLLPASQTPAGRPSHTVRRISVPKSNTGHSRITSPDVSVNAPLIDKMTEIPLASTEERLILPVPKSSPISTQYRSSDTYPNSRDQSITMDHCTMVKIIDHTHKRATSGTVKRTTECTTTGVTSSHPFAGSPGQNRKFDTSSFQQRAEALEGLLEFSAQLMQQERIEELAVLLKPFGPEKVSPRETAIWLSKSFKGIGGDAQNF; encoded by the exons ATGGAGAACTATGAAGTATTAGAGCAGATTGGGAAAGGCTCATTTGCTTCTGCTCTGCTCGTGAAGCATAAACGCGAAAAGAAAAG GTATGTTTTGAAGAAAATACGACTTGCCCGACAGTCTGATAGGACCCGCAGATCTGCTGTACAGGAG ATGGAGCTTATTTCCAAAGTGCAAAATCCTTTTATAGTAGAATACAAAGATTCATGGGTTGAAAAG gGTTGCTATGTGTGTATTATTATAGCTCATTGTGAAGGAGGAGACAT GGCTGAAGCAATTAAAAGAGCCGCTGGAGTTCATTTTCAAGAAGAG CAACTCTGCAAATGGCTTGTTCAGCTCTTGTCAGCCCTTGATTACTTGCATGTTAACCATATTCTCCATCGAGACGTTAAG TGCTCGAATATATTCCTAACAAGAGATCAAGAAATTCGACTAG GTGATTTTGGTCTTGCTAAAATGTTGACTTCAGATGATCTTGCATCCTCT GTTGTGGGAACTCCTAGTTACATGTGTCCAGAGCTTCTTGCAGATATACCTTACGGTTCTAAGTCAGATATTTGGTCTTTAG GATGctgtatatatgaaatgatggcTTTCAAGCCTGCGTTCAGAGCATTT GATATGCAAGCTTTAATCAACAAGATCAATAAATCTATAGTCGCTCCACTTCCAACCATGTACTCTGGTGCATT CCGTGGGCTTGTTAAGAGCATGCTGCGGAAAAACCCAGAGACAAGACCAAGT GCTGCAGATTTACTAAGACATTCACATCTTCAGCCATACGTACAAAATCTTCACTTAACTTTAAACAACCCAAGACGCCATACATATCCGGTctacaaaaagaaaacaagattTGTCGAACCTGAACCTCGAATGGTTCATTCTCACAGAAATCAGCAGCAATCTTTTAGCAGTGACCGGGCCTTAAATCCTAGTATATCTGAACATGATCAAGTTTCTTTGTGCTCGGAGAATGTAGACTATCTGTCAAGATCCTTGACTAGTAAACTATCCACTGTCAGTTTGGATGAAGAGACACCAGTAGCTTCAAAGACACCGGTTGCTAGTAGAACACCAAGATTCACTCCAACAAAAACTTCTACTCCCAGAAGACAAACTATTTCACCAAAGATAACCGGACAGGGTTCAAATCATGATTTG CTCCCAGCATCTCAAACTCCAGCTGGAAGACCTTCACATACTGTCCGTAGAATCTCTGTACCAAAATCCAACACGGGTCATTCTCGTATCACCTCTCCAGATGTATCGGTCAATGCTCCACTTATCGACAAGATGACAGAGATCCCATTAGCCTCTACAGAAGAACGGTTAATCCTACCTGTCCCTAAAAGTTCACCAATATCAACCCAATATCGCTCTTCTGACACATACCCAAACAGCAGAGACCAATCAATTACAATGGACCATTGCACCATGGTCAAGATCATTGACCACACCCACAAAAGAGCAACCAGTGGTACAGTTAAAAGAACAACCGAGTGCACCACAACCGGGGTTACTTCAAGCCACCCGTTCGCAGGTTCACCAGGACAGAACCGTAAGTTTGACACATCATCCTTCCAGCAACGGGCTGAGGCCTTAGAAGGGCTGTTGGAATTCAGTGCACAGTTAATGCAGCAAGAACGGATCGAAGAATTAGCAGTTTTATTAAAACCATTTGGGCCTGAGAAGGTGTCTCCAAGAGAAACTGCCATTTGGTTGTCTAAAAGTTTCAAGGGAATTGGTGGAGATGCTCAGAATTTTTAA
- the LOC122592094 gene encoding glutathione S-transferase T3-like, which translates to MGMGTGMGSLMGMGPDMGMGMGMGGSSQHETFGGSSSQQNTPGSFFDRQRLVETPPLDSQDDDVVQETQPPPQPSKPRRHRKKVAGEDEPRPRNVIQTWLPSEEMILATAWLSVTEDPEYANYQKNRVFWSRITETLATLEEKPIDYRDPEVVSAKWRKIRPIIQNFNQIYTRIGHVSGENDLDRVRKANEEYEGTYRKPFPYSSIWGKIRYSSKFYLVDKSAMRTNLGEPTAKRSKTSSSTDPVASQGSDARVNFDLNSFEELGDNDNELGLQERPIGRDASKKASRGEAGSSSRGKGKGKGKYMETFEGIAKKLDKLFDMSSKKIELKEKKVKIMEEDRDWKLLGTDYSHLEEPERSIMERKKQALREKYLS; encoded by the exons ATGGGTATGGGTACGGGTATGGGTTCGCTTATGGGTATGGGTCCGGATATGGGTATGGGTATGGGTATGGGTGGTTCGAGCCAACATGAAACTTTTGGTGGGTCGTCTAGCCAACAAAACACTCCCGGTTCATTTTTTGATCGTCAAAGGCTAGTTGAGACTCCACCACTAGATTCTcaagatgatgatgttgttcAAGAGACACAACCACCCCCTCAACCATCAAAACCAAGGCGGCATAGGAAAAAAGTGGCCGGCGAAGACGAACCACGACCAAGAAATGTCATACAAACGTGGTTACCGTCGGAAGAAATGATTCTAGCTACGGCTTGGCTATCGGTGACCGAAGACCCGGAATatg caaattatcaaaaaaatagGGTATTTTGGTCACGAATAACCGAGACTTTGGCGACATTAGAAGAAAAGCCGATAGATTATCGTGACCCTGAAGTTGTGAGTGCAAAATGGAGGAAGATACGTCCAATTATTCAAAACTTCAACCAAATCTATACTCGAATCGGTCATGTAAGTGGGGAAAACGATTTAGATCGTGTTAGAAAGGCCAACGAAGAGTATGAAGGAACTTATCGCAAGCCATTTCCGTATTCATCAATTTGGGGCAAAATTCG gtaCAGTTCGAAGTTTTATCTCGTGGACAAAAGCGCTATGAGGACCAATCTCGGTGAACCCACGGCCAAAAGGTCAAAGACTTCATCATCCACCGACCCAGTGGCCAGTCAAGGGTCAGATGCTAGggtcaactttgaccttaactCGTTTGAAGAGTTGGgtgataatgataatgagtTGGGGCTTCAAGAACGGCCCATTGGTAGGGACGCATCAAAGAAAGCATCGAGAGGGGAAGCCGGGTCGAGCTCGAGAGGCAAGGGGAAAGGAAAGGGTAAGTATATGGAGACGTTTGAAGGAATTGCGAAAAAGTTGGATAAGTTGTTTGATATGAGCTCGAAGAAAATTGAGTTGAAGGAAAAGAAAGTTAAGATCATGGAAGAAGACCGCGATTGGAAGTTATTGGGTACCGACTATTCCCACCTTGAAGAGCCGGAGCGAAGCATCATGGAACGCAAAAAACAAGCGCTTCGTGAAAAATATTTGTCTtga
- the LOC122593018 gene encoding uncharacterized protein LOC122593018: protein MEEFETLELYELHYSDLVALSFLSPLDDQSSPSSENMEYLESVMYKIMKNLGPSGPGLLAINGVPNASELRQILLPMARKLALLNNEDRKRVLKDHGLGSDVPLKNVDRTVSPFAMQLKYNRDLDVGSLCNANRSGIEGCSSEIENLGNVFKELGHCMIEVGLRLARVCDKIIGGHELEQSLLESCSAKGRLIHYHSLLDNVILQALKDTRSKSRTSKNSSEKCSDLWQQWHYDYGVFTVLTAPMFMFAPVINGCSQSCDGKECSSPSGHTYLQIFDPNKNSVVMVKASSDSFIVQVGESGDILSKGKLRATLHSVSRPKNLENLSRETFVVFLQPAWSKTLTLYDFAVENTSLNGEHARVCNEENRSQKPSSDIGKLVPPLCDRLKDGMTFAEFSRETTRQYYGSTGLQSKR from the exons ATGGAAGAATTTGAAACCCTAGAATTATATGAGCTCCACTATTCTGATCTCGTTGCATTATCTTTTTTGTCTCCTTTGGATGACCAATCTTCTCCATCTTCCGAAAACATGGAATATTTGGAATCAGTAATGTATAAGATCATGAAAAACCTCGGTCCCTCCGGCCCGGGCCTACTTGCTATTAACGGAGTCCCCAATGCTTCCGAACTGCGCCAAATACTGCTTCCAATGGCTCGGAAGCTGGCCCTCCTTAACAACGAAGATCGTAAACGTGTACTCAAG GATCATGGGTTAGGAAGTGACGTTCCGCTTAAGAACGTTGATAGAACAGTCTCCCCTTTCGCTATGCAATTAAAATACAACCGGGATTTGGATGTTGGCAGTCTTTGTAATGCAAACAGGTCAGGGATTGAAGGTTGTAGTTCGGAAATTGAGAATCTTGGGAACGTATTTAAAGAGTTGGGACATTGCATGATTGAGGTAGGTCTTCGACTGGCAAGGGTGTGTGACAAAATCATTGGTGGACATGAGTTAGAACAAAGCTTATTGGAATCATGCTCGGCTAAAGGGCGTCTTATACACTACCATTCGCTTTTAGATAACGTTATTCTGCAAGCCTTAAAGGATACGCGGTCCAAAAGCAGGACTAGTAAAAATTCTAGTGAAAAGTGCTCCGATCTGTGGCAGCAGTGGCATTATGATTATGGTGTTTTCACTGTTTTGACAGCACCGATGTTCATGTTTGCTCCTGTAATTAATGGCTGTTCCCAATCATGTGATGGGAAGGAGTGCTCTTCCCCTAGTGGACATACATATTTGCAAATATTTGATCCGAATAAGAACAGTGTTGTAATGGTAAAGGCATCTTCGGATAGTTTTATTGTTCAGGTAGGGGAATCAGGTGATATATTGTCAAAAGGGAAACTCCGTGCAACTCTTCATTCCGTTTCTAGACCTAAAAATTTGGAAAATTTGAGCAGGGAAACATTCGTTGTGTTCTTGCAGCCTGCGTGGAGCAAGACACTTACGCTCTATGATTTTGCAGTGGAAAATACGAGTTTAAATGGTGAGCATGCAAGAGTATGTAATGAGGAGAACCGGTCTCAAAAACCAAGTTCAGATATTGGTAAATTAGTCCCACCACTTTGTGATCGCTTAAAAGATGGTATGACATTTGCAGAATTTTCAAGAGAAACAACAAGACAATATTATGGAAGCACTGGGTTGCAGTCAAagagataa